The following nucleotide sequence is from Cicer arietinum cultivar CDC Frontier isolate Library 1 chromosome 2, Cicar.CDCFrontier_v2.0, whole genome shotgun sequence.
ATCTCATGAGTGTCAGTTTACTCTCTATCTTTCATATTTATATGATTTTCCTCCCAAGAAAGAGACCATAACTTTGATAATGTTGATAAACCagataaaatgtcaaacaattTAGTTTTTTGGAAAAAGTTGTCTAACAATAAATAGTGTAGAAAAATACATATGTGCTCGtcatatttttcatttgaaCCATTATCTGAATAGTAAATTTGATTGACTTTTCATCATAATGCCCAAaagtatatttatttgtatgtCCTATTTGattgactttttttttgtcaaattacTAAATGAATTGTTTTCATAACTATCACATCACATATTGCCACatcatttatttttcatttgaaaaacaaacattaaattatttattaacaaaCATCGCAACTTCTCTACATCTTTGTTGAGATTTTTAATAATGCCTTATTTCAAATTTAGACGTAAGAGTAGGCATATGTTTTTGCTTATAGTTGATtgcatttaataaataaaagggTTAACATTTCTTTTTCATCTCAAGATAGAATCTTCAAGATGCTTGAAAAAGCCCAACAAGGCCCAAGTCATGAAAGCATTAAACAATTTTCGGAGGTTTCTACCATGCACCCCACACCTTAACTTCTCATTCCCTCAATCtcatttgaaattatatttttgtcattttttattatctataaaatccttaaaaaatttaacactcATTTTTCATCTCATCTTTCGAAACTTTACCGAAATTACCCCACTATTCGAAAGTTTAcgaattttcaaaatataaaaagtaagtaatttttcttaatttcgaactttttataatttcgaaataattatttttgaaatttttgaacctttacaacaatattaaattttcgaaataggTTTTTTTCTTCcagaattttgaaaatttccatcaatatgaaattttcgaaatgttaaaaaatgaaaagtttgttaattaaaaaaatgaaaagtttataaaaatggaaaaatatataaatgaaaagtttattgaaaaatatgaaaatctttaataaattgttaatttcaaaagtttctaaaattctaaagttttgaaatttctgCAAGGttccatttcgaaaattttaaaatgttcgaaagtttgaaactttcattttgaaattttctaaaatgttAGAAAGTTTCAACAATATTTGGAAAATcttcatttcaaaaattttaaaaagtttgaaagtttcaacaatttttgaaaaaacatcATTTCCAACATCATAACTTCGAAAAGttgaaaaatctaaaaaaaatttcatttcaaaaaattcgaaaatttatttcaaaagtttcaaaacatTCGAAAGTTTCAACAATTTCTGGAAAACATTATTTCgaacatttcaaattttcaaatgatacttacTTTTCTATTTCGAATATTATGATACTTTCGAATGTAAGAAAGAATTTTGTAAAGTTTCGAAAGAGGGGTGAAAAATgagtgttaattttttttaaagagttttACAGATAATAGCATAAATGTTGATCTTATTAAAGATTCTGATGCTGTTGGATCAATTTTTGCAATCCTTGTAAAGTTTTATGTTGTTGATGTATAGTCTTTATTGCATCTTTTCCAAACAATTCTTATATGGGTTCTATTATTGTTTATTGTAgcaattttgtttttctatttcctttataTGTAGTTGTTCATGTGAAAAATAACTTTCAATACATATGATCATACTCTATCCAAATTTACTTTAATTTTGGAATATTATATTTTGGATATCCGCACTTTTTATCGCAACTAATTTAGCtgattaataaaattttctatttaaaaaaaactatacatcaacaacataaatacattttaattatatttatcattttgttataaaataaataaacttaaaaataattttaataaagatTAATCTAATTGATAAGCATTTAGCTTATATACTCTACGAAAACACGAGTTCAAATATCAGCGTGGAGTCAAGAATCTCAATTTTAGATTAACATGGTCTACTTTAGTCCATATGAACTCTTGAAAAACAATTcaccaaataaatatattaagatataataaataataataattatattatataaaagttaTATGAGTGAAAACAGTGAGCGCAGTAAATACAATGTGGACACGaattcatgaaattgatgtatCTTATCTGGCTCTGTCTCTACAACCGTGCATCTTAAACTTTGAACCTCAAAAACCAAAACACATAAACCTTAGTATTTGACCAATACTTTATTGAATCTCCAACTCCATAATTCAATAAAACATTGTCAAGTTTGAATTTTTAGTTCAAAGATCTGTGCTTTCTTCATGGATAGTTCAGACAAAGTTGTTGCTGTGATTATGGTGGGTGGACCCACCAAAGGTATTTagcttctttctttcttttatgaTTCAAATTCTAATCTTTTTCTCATTTGTGATTTTgggtttttcaatttttatttttatttttatttttgagcaAATTGTTTGTTTATGCAGGGACTAGATTTCGACCTCTTTCGTTCAATACTCCAAAACCCCTTTTTCCTTTGGCTGGACAACCAATGGTTCATCATCCAATTTCTGCTTGTAAAAGGGtttgcttctttttttttcccctcAATTACCCTTCATTcacattgtttttttattaaattgagaaatctTAGAGGGACTTCAATTTCAATGTTGACTTGCATACTTtactttttgtgtgtgtgtgtgtattgagagagagagagtttaaTGGGCATGCTCTTGACAACCAACTCAAGTCATTGATTGTGTAATTATTTTATGGTGACAGTTACAATGGTGTAGTGAGATGACAAAATCGATCTGTTTGTGTAAAATTGGCTTATACCGATAGTGCAcaaatttttttctcatatataTAGGGTTAAATATGTTGATGGTCATTATTAAATCATGAGTTTAAAGGACATATATTGTCGATGTAAATTGATTTTACACTGACATTCAATCAGAGTTCATTGTTCTGCATCGCTGTTTGActtttataaatgtattttgaaaatgattgtATGAACTGACAAAGTAGTGAATTCTTATTAGATGTCACTGCAAAACTAATTTACAGTAAGAGTGCACACCCCTTTAActttaaaatcataatcattCAATTAAGGtcttacaaattttttattaaatttcgTTCGTAAAATACAAAAACTGGTTTTTTTAGTCCTTCAAAGTTGAATGGTCgtgattttatatgtatttaaaGGAAACatggtttttaaatttaatattttcattgatatatgtaaaatatgtgGTCGCCATTGGTCTATAATTGAAATTGAATCTTAGCTTGGTTATTCATGTAGAAAAGAGATGATGATATAAGTTATAACCTAAAAGGTTTGGTGTGTTTTTCTTTGCTTGTTTTGTCTTGTACAGATACCCAATTTGGCTCAAATATATCTTGTTGGATTCCATGAGGAGCGAGAATTCGCTCTATATGTCTCTTCAATTTCGAATGAGCTGAAATTACCAGTAAGGTGATTACTGCATTACTATGAAGCTTTAAcaatgatgataataaaaatgtaaGCTTGTATGTTTTGTTAAATGATGAATCTGACCATAGTCTGTTACTAATATCAATCTAGATATTTGAAGGAGGATAAACCACATGGCTCAGCTGGTGGACTTTACTACTTTCGAGATATAATCATGGAAGACAGTCCAGTTAGGAACATCACTTTTATGACCGCTTTCGCATTATGttgtttaactttttatttgaatGTTTACATATATCTATGTTCTAACAGATAGGTTACATTTTGATTGCAGTCACATATCTTTCTGCTAAATTGTGATGTTTGCTGTAGTTTTCCACTATCATCCATGCTCGGTAAGCATGTTGCGATTAAGTCACGATAGCTCTTGAAAAATACAGCGCTAGTGAAATATTTCATGTCTCGTTTTGCAGATGCTCATATAAAGTATGGTGGGATGGGAACAATGTTGGTAATCAAGGTTTGtgcataaataaaatttggtattttgatatattcatGTGCATTTAAATACATACAGATGGCCCTTGAAGCACTAACACCAGAGACGACATTGACATGTACACTGGtgataatttaagaaaataaaagtgattgaGTATAACCACGTGTATTAATGTCTTATCGAGTCAAACACTGACACACATCAAACACTAAAACATGTCAAGCACCGGACGTATCCTCAATCTAAAGTTTGGGTGCGACATAGCAATGatatatgtcttttttttttcttgtctaGGTTTCGGCTGAATTTGCTAACCAATTCGGTGAGTTGGTTGCTGACCCAGACACTCATGAGTTGCTGCATTATACTGAGAAACCTGAGACATTTGTGAGTATTACTTTggttttttctcttcatttatgatattttttaaaaatttcctcccaaggaaaagaaaaaattcCGTCGCTGGTATaagttatgttattttttgctTCTGACTATGCCTAGAGAAGAATAACCATTTGCATTATGCAGGTTAGCGATTTGATAAATTGCGGTGTATACATTTTCACACCTGACATTTTTGCTGCCATCGAGGATGTATCAATAAACCGAGAAGGAAGAGGTTTGTTTCTTTCCACCAGAATTTTACAAGCATCAATCATACTTTtgcttattttgttttcaattcaTGATAAACTTGAACCATTTAAAATTGACTTGTTTTTGTTGACTGCCCCACAGCTAACCTACGACGTCTTTCCAGCTTTGAAGCTCTCCAATCTGCGACAAGGTTGATTAAATggcatttatttatttctttagtAAAATtcatgacaatttttttaatggcATATATGGATTCATGCCCCAAACATATTGGTTCAAATGTTCATGATTGTCAAACTCTCGAGTTAACTCCTAGTATTGTATGAGTTTACGAGTTACGACTCTAGGAATCAAAATCAAGTTAACTtgctaacaaaatttattttgtgtaaacTTGGGTAGAGTCAACATAGACTCATACAGACACATCGAATTGCTATTTTGATGATGACCGGACAAGTCTACAGCATAATGGCTACTTTCCCCTACATATGCCTACAATGATTATGCTCCACAAGAGTCTTGTTAAATAGCAGTTATAGCGTAGCAGAATttgaaaaaagttatatttttctGCGATGTtgtatttagtacaaaatgttgTCGATCGTaatatatgttttaaacattatttttgtaTCAAGTAAACTCTTGCAACTTCACAAGTCAAGTCTAAAGAGAATCTATGAGTTCACGTAGAGTTTCGAGTTTGAAGCGCGAAAGAGTCTCTACACCCTACTACTTACATTTTCtcttttagaaattaaaataatgtttctCAGTATAAtacaaatcaatttttgtttcctCCCTCTGAAAAATGCAATATCTTCAAGGCCTCATGTATATATTTTCCCTTCAGGACTCTTCCTAAAGATTTTGTAAGACTGGATCAAGATATACTATCACCTCTAGCTGGAAAGAAGAAATTGTATACATATGAGACAAATGATTTCTGGGAGCAAATTAAAACTCCAGGGTAAGGTTACTCAGTATCTTAACATTGCTTTAACCTTTAATGTTGGACCGTTATTGGATTTTACTTACCATATACACTTGGCGTGAGCAGCCTGTCTTTGAGATGCTCGGAGTTGTATCTTGCTCAGTTCAGGCATACTTCTCCCCATCTTTTGGCCAGTGGAGATGGTATAAAGAATGCTACAATTGTTGGTGATGCATATATTCATCCATCTGCCAAAGTTCATCCATCTGCAAAGGTAGTTCCATTCATCCATTTGCAAAAGTTCATGTACATTTTCTGCTGTAACCTACTAAAGATTGAATGTTATAAACTTCTGAAGTGCTGAGGTTAATTTAAACAGTAAATATATGGTTAATTAAGTATAATGGATGGTTAATGAATGTAATAAGATATTGCAACTCATTAAACATCCATTGAGCATAATAAACCACGATTTTGAACGTCATTAACTACAATATTTAGGTGTATATTTGTGCACAAATTGCAGTTAAATAATAGATAATATGTGTATTTGAGCACCTAAAAATCATGTATATTCGAACTCAATTTGGATAGTTAATTAATATCATGTATATTTGAACACCTGAAAATTGTGGTTACTTATGTTAGGTAGATGGTTAATGAATTgcaatatcttataatattctttaaaggataaaacaaaaaaatttggtTATATGGATCTGAATAATTTTGCATGaattataaattaagtttttcttttttgaacaGATTGGTCCTAATGTTTCTATCTCGGCAAATGTTCGTGTTGGTGCTGGTGTCAGGTTAATCAGTTGTATAATTTTGGACGATGTTGAAATTAAGGTATGGAATTGGATGCCTAAGGGTCCGTTCTGTTCTGGTGTTTCCTGTTTTTATTTCCACTAATAAAATGAACATTGGAGAAAACATTATGAATATTGCATTTGTTTGAAAATTCTGAAAAATGTTAAAAGAAAACACTGTTTTCAGAAATGCATTCTCTCAAGTTAGCTTCCATCTTCtttttatcacaattaaaatgaaaaattcataATCAAATGTCATTCTAGCCACCCACATACagattaatatttgaaaatgaaaatttaaaatgttagtAAGTAAATGGGCCCCCTAAGATGTGTGATATCTTCAATATATgaacaaaatatgtttttttccTTGACAGGAAAATGCTGTAGTCATAAATTCTATTGTTGGATGGAAGTCGTCGCTCGGTAGATGGTCACGTGTACAGGCAAGttcattgcattttatttacTAGTGATAATgacaataaaaaatagagaaaattttaaaaataaaaagtttggaAAATAAGTATATGAGAGATTTCCAATTTTAATTGACCATGAAAAATTTCTTCAATCGTTTGTGGTTGGTTTTAACCATTCAGCCATACTGTTGCTGACcaatatgaattaattgaatggtTCATTTAGGCTGATGGTGATTACAATGCAAAGCTTGGCATAACAATTCTAGGTACACACCCTTCCCTACTTACTTTCCTTTTGTTTATTCGATATTACTGGTTCTTAAAGTTGATGTCTAGTTTAGTGTTATCAATCACAGATGACAGAAAATagtgatttgttcaaattctacaATGCTATGactagtgttgtcaaatagcgtCTATAGCGGTCGTTAGAGCGTAGCTTAATTTGAAGAAAGCGTCATTGTTCTGTGATACGCTATTGTGTACAAAGTGTTGTGCTATAGTGTTGTAGTATACTGGAATTTGCTACCTTAATTTCCACGATCCACAATTCATAACATTGGCTACAGCCCTATAGGTCCACTATAGTTGCTATTAAACAACACTGTACTAAATAGCTTGTTGCCGAGTAATActaatttgttcaaattcttcTATGCACATTGCATTTGTTAGTATTGACCTTAGTTCCTCTTTTCTccttttataataataacttcAGGAGAAGGTGTGGCAGTTGAAGATGAACTAGTGGTGGTCAACAGCATTGTTCTTCCACACAAGATTCTTAATGTCAGTGTGCAAGATGAAATCATCTTATAACCTTGAGAAGTGAGATTTACTAATTCCTAATCAAATGAAGAGGCTTGAATTTGTTTCTTCAAGgagtgataaattaaagttCAAGTCCATTGAAAAGGAAATACTTACACTTCTAATACCATCACAGAATGTTGCTGGTATTTTTTGGCTTATTATATATTGGCATTCCAATAG
It contains:
- the LOC101499117 gene encoding uncharacterized protein; this translates as MDSSDKVVAVIMVGGPTKGTRFRPLSFNTPKPLFPLAGQPMVHHPISACKRIPNLAQIYLVGFHEEREFALYVSSISNELKLPVRYLKEDKPHGSAGGLYYFRDIIMEDSPSHIFLLNCDVCCSFPLSSMLDAHIKYGGMGTMLVIKVSAEFANQFGELVADPDTHELLHYTEKPETFVSDLINCGVYIFTPDIFAAIEDVSINREGRANLRRLSSFEALQSATRTLPKDFVRLDQDILSPLAGKKKLYTYETNDFWEQIKTPGLSLRCSELYLAQFRHTSPHLLASGDGIKNATIVGDAYIHPSAKVHPSAKIGPNVSISANVRVGAGVRLISCIILDDVEIKENAVVINSIVGWKSSLGRWSRVQADGDYNAKLGITILGEGVAVEDELVVVNSIVLPHKILNVSVQDEIIL